In Zunongwangia sp. HGR-M22, the sequence TGAACAAAACACTACTGAAAACTAAATTGTAGTTTTGCTTATTGAAAATATAGAGCCGTCCATTTGGGCGGCTTTTTGTTTTTATAGAATCAAGAAATTTCGAGCTGAGTTAAGGCTTTCCTAAATACGAGTTAAACCCATCTAAACACTTTTGTCGTTATTCGCATTGGTTTGTATCTTCAAACTAACTAATAAAAAAATCAATTTACAATATGAAGACTGTTGATAAAATGGAGGTACTGCATAGCCAATCTGCTGAATATATTCTGCAAGGCGAAACTGGTAAATTTTTAAAACTTATTCCAGATACATTCTTAATTAAAGGAAAAGAGAAAGATGGCGTATTCAATCAGGGATATGCAATAAGACACATCAATCGTCGTGATATTATCTTAATTGATGTTGTAGAAGAAGAAACGAAAGCAGCAGTTAAAAAATTGATTGATGAAGGTTATCAAATCAAGGGTCTGCTAATTACCTGTGATGGCATTTTAGATAATGCTTATGCAGATCTTAAGACTATTTCTAAAGATGCAAATAATGCTCCTATTTATGCGCATCCAAGAAATAATTTTAAAGACGATTTTAAAACTAAAGATATCATGACACAGGCTAATGACCTGAAACATTTTGGTATTAAAGTAATCGACTTACCAGGAAATGGCGGAGCGTCGGTTTTAGTTTATTCTGAAATTAATGGTGGTATGTTATTCCCGGGAGATGATGCTGTTGGATCTTCATACGATTCAGATTTAAATACTTTTAAGCGTCCTGAAATGAAGCGTGAAAACGATGATTTTGGATTAGCTGAAAGCTGGAGTGCTTTTGAAGATGAGTTTAGTTATTTTTTCCCAAGAAAAGGGAAACCTGCATTTAATGTAGAAGAAGGTCAGCAAGTGGATATCTTAAACGATTTGAGTAAAGCAAAATAAGAAATATAATTATCCGACATATAGGATAGAAAAACCCTGCATCTTTCATTATTGAATTTGCAGGGTTTTTTATGCTTTCTTTTTAAAATTAAACAAGATCAATTTTCTAAATGGTATGAGAAAATTGTATGTTTTCAGCATAACGTATTGTTAAAGAGTTCACTCCTTAAAAGTGTATTTCTTAAATTAAAGGATAAAAGAAAACTAACTATGTCAAAATTAAATGTCACTCAAAAACTTATTAAAGAGCATCTCTTAGAAGGAGATATGATGACGGCCGGTAAAGAAATCGGAATCAAAATCGATCAAGCTTTGCTTCAGGATGCTACCGGTACACTTGTTCAATTAGAACTGGAAGCTATGGGGCTTAAAAAGGCTCAAACTGAGGTTGCTGTGCAATATGTAGATCATAACCTTTTACAAACCGATTTCAAAAATGCCGATGATCATAAATTTCTACTTTCCGCAGCAAGAAAATTCGGATTATGGTTTAGTAGACCGGGAAACGGTGTAAGTCACCCAGTACATATGGAGCGCTTTGGAAAACCGGGCAAAACTATGGTTGGATCTGATAGTCATACTCCGGCTGCAGGCTCGCTAGGAATGCTTGCAATTGGTACTGGTGGTTTGGATGTTGCAGCAGCGATTGCCGGGCAACCTTACTATGTAA encodes:
- a CDS encoding MBL fold metallo-hydrolase, coding for MKTVDKMEVLHSQSAEYILQGETGKFLKLIPDTFLIKGKEKDGVFNQGYAIRHINRRDIILIDVVEEETKAAVKKLIDEGYQIKGLLITCDGILDNAYADLKTISKDANNAPIYAHPRNNFKDDFKTKDIMTQANDLKHFGIKVIDLPGNGGASVLVYSEINGGMLFPGDDAVGSSYDSDLNTFKRPEMKRENDDFGLAESWSAFEDEFSYFFPRKGKPAFNVEEGQQVDILNDLSKAK